The genomic interval TGTTAAAAGGCTTAATAGCTTATTCCGGTCAAGTTCGATGACCAGCTAGATTGTCTCAGAGGCTCCTTGGTAAAGACCCTTTAATTAcctaaatttgttaaaataaagagtgtccgctctctaacttgagcagttcttatatTTGTTCACCGAACGGGGTCACAGTTTATAGtataatatctcggtcaagttcaaTAACGAGCCAGATTGTGCGAGAGATTCTGGAGTTATTACCATTGAACAACTTGAAATTACTAAATTGAGTCACAATACATGTGGACATACTGTCTCGATCAGTTCGATTCGATTAACAATCTGGATTATCCCCAGAGGCTGTTGAGTTACGCCCCTTGAATTTCTAAAACAGAGAAAATTGATAGTGTCCGCTTTCTAActtgagtagttcttatccaTTTTTCATTATTCTTGATCATTATCATTATGGGCAtaaaatatctgacactttcGATAACCGGCCGAATACTCCCAGTCATTacttgaaattgcaaaaaatgaCAAAGTACTCTAAATACATTATGTCCACAAAATTAAGTCCGAATGTTTATGGTCGATAAGGTCAATTCCCAGGGGATAGTCTTTGTTGCTCTGAAGTTATGGCCTTAGAATCAGTCGAAAATGAGAAAGAATTACTAGTGTGCGCAATAAGTAgagtattttataaattaaaagtaatttaatGTGATGGGCGAATATTGTGACAGTTTTGTCGCTGTTGTTGCTTGTTGGTTTAGGGTATATTTATATCAGCTTGTGTCTCAGTCACCACGTGTGGTAATGAATGAGACTCATGTGGTTATCTGACATGTGATGCGCAACTTCTTTTACTCAATGGGCCCATCTCAGTGGTTCCGCTTTTACAACGTAGCAATTTTTAgtaaagtttttttatgaaaGCCGATGTAGCATTTAACATCATACAAGTGGAAGGTTCTATGACTCATACTTACGTTTAAGCCATATTATTCGCACGTtttgaacatgtttatgttattatatttggtatgtttccAATTTACTTTTTGTTACAAGTCTTTTGAATACTTGAGCATTTCTGTTAGCCGACATCTttagttttcaactttttcttatttttatgttttatttgaataaatgtaGTATGTTATTTGATTAAACACTAAGACTGGGGGTATAGCTGGTTCAAATTCCAAAGTTGCCGCTGCTGTTCTGCTTAGAATTATCAAAGACGGCTTGGCAAAGGTATGGAGAGATGAATAAAAGcagaaaatgttacaaatgcTCCATAGTTCTTACTTGTCGTACGTGATAGCGATTggctgttttaaaaatgaaatatgcatatTTGTCAAGGTATTTTAGAACCATGCGGATACCTAGTTTCAAGTGCGCTTACATGCTGTACTATTACTGTGAACTTCACTATTAGGGCCATGCTAAATGAAATGCAAACACATGATTTCAAGATAATTACCGAATCATTTAGACGGTCTAATTTActgtaataataatatctgtacGTATTGTATGTATAATACAGAAGTGATTGTCTAAGACCATTCGTTGTAGTTCAAttggtattaaaatattttatagttctatattttaagtgaaaaacaCAAAGTGCCAAAAGGTGACGTAGAATAATGATATGTTTCATCTGATAGAAGTACTAATTCAAGATTGGCCTTTCAAAACATGTCTGCAATGAAAATGAAATTCTATGTATTACaagattttattgttaatatatgTAGTATGATATTATTATATGAGGTAAAGCTGATAATGCCCCTGTTAAACAGCAGTCTATTCTTATACCTGtgaaattattaacaaaaatgtcGTACCTACatttaatatttgagccgcgccatgaggaaaccaacatatgtgtttgcgaccagcatggatccagaccagcctgcgcatccgcgcagtctggtcataattcatgctgttcgctttcaaagcctattgcaattagagaaaccgttagcgaacagcatggatcctgaccaggctgcgcggatgtgcaggctggtctgaaaccatgctggttgcaacgcactatgttggttttctcatgacgcggctcatttacaGGCTGGTTTAATAATCTAAATCTTAACGGAAACAAAAGAAAAGGTACAGTTAACACCacaagtaataaaaaagaaagactGAACAAGGGAAAAGAATGGTTCGTATACAAGGTAATATATGAGTCTTCATCAACCAATATGAAtgactttttaaacatttctgtagaaaaaattcattaaatatctGTCTATAGGTATCAGGCatacttcattttaaaatatacatgtatgacacaAGTTTGGTTTTATGTATTTGCACTTAACTTTGTTTCTTGCAAAACGTCTGTCTGAAAGATTGTTCATTTTACGTGACGGCTAACAATTAAAAACAGCGTGCGTTTTAACGAACCAAGAAATACTAATACATTTGTATGCATGATAAGCTACATGTAGGTATATGTGTGTATATAAAATGTAGATAATAAAAGtgtaccctttttaaaaaatgataataaaaatatatttatcacagATGATATGGCAATACAACGATGATAGAAATGAGTAAAAATTGacaataaaatgtgaaaaaataccATATAAGACCAGCATACAAAGTTGAACACCACAAGTTAAGCTTAATGATATTTAAGTATGTTTGATAATATAATCTCATCAAAGTTGCTTTTTACAACTGAATTACATATACATTACATATACATTCATAATAtacttcttggttgcattctttgcttccaaagaatctttttacagattgtacTATTTTCTAAACATGGATGCTCATTATAAGATAAGATCATCAGTAGGGATGGAGGTGTTAGTTTTTTTTGCACACCAGTACATAACCCATCACTATGGCAACGTAAAgcaagtaaaatattaataaaacgaTAAACAAGACAGTAGATGTCATGAACaagtacaataaaatataatgttaacaCTCGAACCGATTTAAGAAGGttcaattaaaattgaaattaactgTTTCAGAAGGAGTGTTTATGTCAGAATgcatttgaaattcaattcactGCTCTTTTTTGCCAAATTTGTCATAAATCAATCATTAAATAAACATTCCTATAAGTAAATAACAATTcacttttaattaaaactgaATTCAGAATCAACTCTTAAACTGCAAAAGCTCAACATTTTATATCATGTTATTCAAACGAAATGCAATAAAACTATGTCAGTGATGTGGTACAATTAACTACCTAGCCTGGTGTTTTACTAACTAATGATTCAAAGATTAATCACTCAAACAATTTACCGCCTAGACCCCTGTCCAGCAGAAGCCGAGTCATACCCTGTGTCCGCACTCGCCGAATACACTGGTGGCAAAGCTCTGTAACCGCTACTGTGGAGGTTCGACAGCTCGTGATGTGGGGAATGATTTCTCTCATTATCATCACTTTGATTTCTCTCATTATCATCACTTTGACGGCGGATCAAATTCTTAGCGTATGTTACACTGTTGTCATTGAAACTCTTTCCACGTAAACTACCGTTAGGCACATTCTTAAGGAATGGGATACTTTCTTCTTCTCGCGCTTTCACTCTATTATCATACTTCGTCTTGGATGCAGACGCAGCCGACTTACTTTTTGATTTGGTTAAAACCTGTGCCGGTGGGACTTCATCTCCTCGCAATGCACTAGAGGTTGACGCATCAGCTCTTTGTTGAGAGGCTGTACGTCTACGGTGTGGATTCGCCTCTTCACTTTCCGAGCGTCCATGGTGTGATATGCCGTCTGCTTCTGGACGATGGTTGTTGGGAAGGTGAGGTTGAGCAACTGCAGGTGAGGTTGCAGGAAAACCGTTGTTGATAACACTTGCTCCTGAAGCAGTGCTCAACGGATTGCGATGCTGACCGCCTGGGAATGTTGGAAGAAATGGTGCTGCTGTTCCGCTACGAAGGCCTTGAAAGTGATGATTTATTGCACTACTTTTGAAAAATTTGCTTATTTGTGAACATATCCATTCGCGAAAACACGGGATACAGAAACAGACAGTTATGATTACAATTATAGTTACACATAGTCCTATCAATGTGAAAAATGCGATTTTgtaattatctgaaaaaaaaaaaaaaggattaaataATGATCATTCTTGTCGCAATATGGCAATACATATCTAATTTTGGAAGGCGATCAGAATACAGATTACAAGTTTAAGTATTGTTCATAAAGTAAGCatttccattttcttttaaatgtaagTTTTGAAATTAAAGTGTTTTATAGTATCTCTTAAATTATAACATTTCAATAAGATACGATGACATAAAACATCTTTTTTGTTTACTGCTAAACAATAGATAAGGTAGAAGAATATTATATGCAGAACAGTAAAATAATGGTACCTAGTAGTGTTTAGatatataatattaattaatGATTTACCGTTTCCTGTCTCATTTGCAGCTGTGTTAAACCTCAAGGAAAAAAAACGGACGTTAAAGTTAACACCTAAAGCGGGTAGGGACCAAGTCTGGACCGATAAGGCATTTAAACAGCTCTAGATAGATCACAAATTTTCAGTCGATGTTATAACACATTTGCTATTTATCACAATGTGTTAAGCATTCAACATCTTTCGTCTCAATATTCTCTGTTgattaaattatttgtttttgcaaattatttttgttatgttcAGTGGATATAAGTTCGCGCCATCAGAGATTAAATTTCAGACATTACGTACGGATAAGTTGACTGAGGAACCCATCTGTTGGGTCTGCGAGAAGAGTTCATTAACTATAACTAGAAGACTGAAGAAGAATGCGACTTTCTCCCTTAGACTATGTACATGAGCATGTATTGTTCTCCTTAATCTAAATGTTTTGAACAAGTTGAAGCATATCTCACATTTCAAACAGAATCCGTTTACAAAATTAACGCTGCAAGTGCATCAACCGTATAAGCAAACGCTTTACTAATTGAGCTGACTTAAATGGATAAATGGTTTGAaaaaaacttggtaaaggacTTCCACACAGTGttacttgtcaaatatctaagatctagaccttgcGGTTATAAACAAGATAATGTCTAAAAAAATTCTTATATACGTCTATGTACTAATGATCctcttgggcggggtcaattctggTCCCAAgggtatgatttgaacaaactaccTACACGACTGCTATGCAATACTAAATACCAAACATCTAAGCTTGTGCAACACAGCTTCAAatatgaagatttttaaatttataaacccCAATGCGGGACCAGTTTCAACTCTTGGGGTATGCTTTGAACAACTTGTTAATTAGATTTACACAACACACTTGACAAGCTAAACATTTAAGCTTCAGTGCTTGAGATTTGAgacaagaaatatttaaatttatgctGTACAAGTCGATGTAAAACACAGGAATGGTCCAGTTTTTGTTCCACAGGCATGGTTTTAATAAATTTAGTAAAGGACAACTTTACAAAGCTCATGCCAAATAGCTGAAGTCATGGCATTAAAATTCCAGACAAAAGAAGAATTCCATCACTGCTTACGGAAATTTTGGAAATCAGTAAATAGTGGGTTTGTTGGAACCCTCTGATACCTTTACCATTAATAAATCGTGAAGATTTTAATCAAGTAATTGTTTTCAGTTGCAAAATGTGTTATTTCGTTTTTTAGATGCACTAGTATACAAGATTCTGTCGTCTGTCCTGTTTGTACTATTGCTGGTAATAGTCTTCGTCTTAATCCTACAAGTAAAGCAAATCCGGAGGATCCTAAAATCGGTCATCTTGTTTTTCATACCTGATCAAGTCGAAACGTTCTTCAAAAGAAATGTGACAGCGCGAAAAAATTCTCAGCCACAGAACCTTCGAGCAACTGATTATGAGGGATTAGCCATACAAGATTCAGAAACAGAAACTATCCATGATAACAATGAAAAAAGAGATAAAATAACTGAAGAAATCGAAATTCAAAAACTCACAAAAGCAAAACCAACGGTAAACCACAATACAGATCGGAAAACTTTCACGGGAACTTACGCGTCTAAAGATGCCTTGAAACAGACTGAAGAAAACAAAAGTCAAGACAGTTTAAGCTTCCGACAACAACCAGGAACGTCCAATATTAATCCGTCAAGAAAAACTGTTGGTACAGGTTTTGAAAGCGACGAGCAATTGCCTGACATTGACAACGGACCTCGAATAGCAAGTACTATTGCAAAGACGTctgaaaataatgttgataacATACATTTAGCAGATGAATTCCAAAATGGAAACGAAGAGAAAACGTTAAAAAGACAGGAAGAGACGGAACTTCTGAAACAATACAATAAATCGTCCGAGATTTATGGCTCCGAAGACATGTTTGGAGTGAACCGGTCAAATCAACATTTGTCTGTATCACCTCACGGTGAACTTTCTACCATCTCCAGCCGGGGAGGATATCAGGAAATGTTACATAGTTCTAATCAGTCTTCTGATAAGGGCTATGCCACGACAGGTCCatgtaaaaatacttaaaactagACTAAAAGGTCCGTTTTGTTTTTCTTGCTGTAAGATGGTCGtgtatataagatatatattgAAACCACATCGCGGTTTATGCTTTCTTGCGCTGataattgtaaatacatgttttgTCTGTAGCagcttttgtacatgtatatgacacAGAGTCAAACATCAAGTCAAAACGTTTTCAATTGGTATTAAAATCATATCAACAATAGTTTCATAAAAGTCGATTTTCTTCTATGCTTTTTGGACGGATTGTCGAAGACAATTCCGTGCAGTGGAAccacaacaatatatatatatatatatatatacgaattTCAGCTTAATCCATTTCTTGATAATCACCACATATTTCGCCAGAAGAAAATAGTCCTCAAATAGCAGCACATAGAACAACTGAAATGACCACACTTCTCTGCGCTCGATAATTGAATGTAGACGATTAGTTTTAATTAGAATAATGTGAACATACGATGTGCCCGCTGACCAATAAATCAAGCATGCGTTATGACAGTGttccaaaaatgacaaaaagactGCTTCTCTGGTATTTTGTCGAATGTGCTTCGCCAAGTTCTTctaaacttttaacaatgcttcTTTCTTTCATAATTATTTCTTTCAGTCCTTAAAACAAATCGTCATTGTTTTTACTAAAACACCTGATGAAATTAATTCCTAGTTAATGACATAtaggttttaaatttaaaattttaatttaaaaagagaAATCCGTGTGCAAAAGTCTGATTAAAAACATAGTTTGAAGTATTCTacttaaatgctttaaataacttttaactaTTAAACCACACAAAATAAGTATGAATGatgaaaaaatgtaagaaaaaagcATATATGAATGAGtaagataaaaaaatctttacacaAGCTTTGGTCCAGCACAATAACTGGTCAGACATCCAACGTGCAATCATCGAAaagatgtaaaaagtaaaaagagcctttagtttagtttatactaatttattctagctcgattgtgatgaaagcttcaagcttatttgaaccactctcgagtccgcgtCCTGGAAAAAAACAGTTCTAGTGTCATATGAAAAGGCGTGGTCGTGAGTCGTGTCCCaagtaggactcgaacccacgatccctgagttgagcggccgacaccttgaCCACTAGAGCACCGCTTATGAATTAAAAATTTGGAGTCAGAAACAGAAGTAGTTGGAAAATGATTATCATAAGAGGAGTTATCATATAAACCCTCAAATTATGTTCAAACTATCAACAAGTCTTTGCATATTAAATGCATGTGGCACATCACATTTTAGGGatatcttttattgaaataatatttgtttgtttgttcgttttgggtttaacgccatttttcaacagtgtttcagtcatgtaacggcgggcagtttacctaaccagtgttgctggattctgtaccagtacaaacctgttctccgcaagtaactgccaagttctccacatgaatcagaggcggaggactaatgatttcagacacaatgtcgtttatcaaatagaaCATACGCCcggcccgaggatcgaactcacgaccccgcgatccgtagactgacgctctacctactgagctaagcgagcggacAAAATAGtagttttgtttgatttaaatccTGCAgtgtaatgttttaaattaacacATGTTTTCCTCAGGTCTAATGGTAATTTGTTGAAGAATAATTAAAACCatctttaattttgtataaacgATTGTAAAACATACATGCTTCATGAATGTTTTATGAATATTGGCATGGACGGAGCATTGTGCGTCCTTTtcacaataaaaatgttacattctACAATTATACGGGTAATTGTAGGAGCAAGCTGTACCCAGTATGGAAAAATAGATGATTAAGTAGAGTCAAGGTTAGTCTAAAGCTGATAAACGATTGTCGATAGCTATATAAGTACAATTAAGTACACTATTATACAGCGCTTGTCATTGCGAGCACAATTTATGCGCAATATGACACATGTTGCACCAAAAATAGTTTACGGTTTCTCCAtttataaaaatagaaagttaTAAATAGAAAGCGAAAGTATTTGAAGCATGGACGTGTTGAAAGGTAAgcctttttcaaatattaaaattgcaaaaattgcgtgttatttatttgtttggtaGATCTAGCATATTAATGTTTAAGTAAGGCCTTCATAGAGGGCAATTATACAAACTTGTGTaagatttatttgattttcaaaatcGAAAAGTACATTATCACAAAGATAGAACGCTACGTGCACGGactctttttgtttttttcttttttttccccattttagtTTATACCgtacatttgtataataaaatacactgaatacgttttttttttttttttttttggaataaataaaaaaatgtctgcGGTACAACTAATTCGGTGCAGTTTTGGCATATTAATTTCTTTTGCTTAAACTAGGCTGTGCTAAATTTAGATCGATGTTGGGATTTTGATAATGCGTTAGTCTATTTTTATATCGTACGCTGTGATTAACATGTGTCAAATTTGAAAGCACGAGGCTTCTGGATGGTTATCAACTCAAATACATTTCCATCAACCTGCCGAACTAATGTACATATCAATGAGTACGATTCGAAATCTCATATCCCTTTATAATGCTATTAAATACATTGTTAAAAGTTTAGAAGAACTTGGCGAAGCACATTCGACAAAATACCAGAGAAGCagtctttttgtcatttttggtgTAAACAGTGTTTaaaatcttattatttttatttttcttttgttgaataaaattacaCGTCGAAAAGTTTTCATTGTACAAATTTCATTCgttaaaataacaatttcaaattacaGATATCTGCAAAACAGTTATAAGGTTTGATTGAAATGCGTTCGCAAATTAATCTTGTctttgatttttctatttttgtctgcAAACTTGCCCTGTACCAATGAAGAGCGAAACCTAGCTcgagaagaatattttttctttatagaaAATGTAACAAGCTTAATGGAATATAAAGTGTTCTACTTTTAAAACGCCCATGCCTGCAGCTGTAAAAATCAAAGCATTGTGAATGCTggaggacggattgtcttgaaatATATTGACTCTGTCAGGTCCGAGATCAGCAATTTCCTTTTTCTGTTGGGATTGTTAAACTAGTAATGTTTTTTTGGATTTGTTTACAACAGTGTAACCAATTCCTTACCGAATTTCTATGTTAATTGTGAACTGAATGACTAAATAAGAATAATGAAGACTGATCAGGTATGAAAAACAAGATGACCGATTTTAGGATCCTCCGGATTTGCTTTACTTGTAGGATTAAGACGAAGATTACCAGCAATAGTACAAACAGGACAGACGACAGAATCTTGTATACTAGTGCATCTAAAAAACGAAATAACACATTCTGCAACTGAAAACAATTACTTGATTAAAATCTTCACGATTTATTAATGGTAAAGGTATCAGAGGGTTCCAACAAACCCACTATTTACTGATttccaaaatattaaatattaccGTAACTACACAATTATTCATATAATCACatgaaacaaaacataacattttgttaaagtgGAAATAGTTAATTAATACCTTCACATTCTATAGCTTCGCAAACAGTGCAGTTGTCAAGCAGGGCTTTCCTCCATTGATCTAAAATACAAGAAGGAACCAACTGTCACAGCCCCTTGCGTTTTACCACAACGTAATGTACGAGGTATAAATACTAGGTCGCTCAAACATTTTATCAACGCCAGAGTAACAGTTGATTTCACAAACATATCAGAACCCTTCAACTGGTTAAGGGAGGAAGAATAAAAATATAGGAATATAGGGGaaattcaaaatagaaaatacagaataaatttataaaaatcataaaattatttggaaCTCACTATATtgatcattttgttataaattttaaatttaaatcgtTCTTCGATTGTTGTATCGTCATGTTGAATTTAGTCGATTCCAGATTAAGataagtaataaaatgtattcaaattcaTGTAGGACACTTCTAGAAATGAGCACAGTTTCTGTTTTATATACAGAAAGTTGCATTAATGACAGATCTAGGAAATTCTTGATAATTTTATAatgattattaaataatttaataattttataattgttataaaataaatatattacaacatAAATCTTTCTTATTCCTAAATATACCTTGGCAATATTGAGTGCAGTTCTGTTGTTGGGCATAAGTAAAACAATCTTGATGGTGATCTGTACAATATTCACATCTTCTCT from Mercenaria mercenaria strain notata chromosome 2, MADL_Memer_1, whole genome shotgun sequence carries:
- the LOC128555344 gene encoding uncharacterized protein LOC128555344, giving the protein MKVFPLSPELRSGKYYACGVDVCEEGIQFCNTDERRCEYCTDHHQDCFTYAQQQNCTQYCQDQWRKALLDNCTVCEAIECEDNYKIAFFTLIGLCVTIIVIITVCFCIPCFREWICSQISKFFKSSAINHHFQGLRSGTAAPFLPTFPGGQHRNPLSTASGASVINNGFPATSPAVAQPHLPNNHRPEADGISHHGRSESEEANPHRRRTASQQRADASTSSALRGDEVPPAQVLTKSKSKSAASASKTKYDNRVKAREEESIPFLKNVPNGSLRGKSFNDNSVTYAKNLIRRQSDDNERNQSDDNERNHSPHHELSNLHSSGYRALPPVYSASADTGYDSASAGQGSRR